From Cognatishimia sp. WU-CL00825, a single genomic window includes:
- a CDS encoding DUF5928 domain-containing protein: protein MAKIAYILLCHKDPVAIVQQAQQLTAKGDCMAIHFDASADPQDFQEIQAALADNPNVTFADRRIKCGWGEWSLVQATLHAISAALRDFPKATHFYMLSGDCMAIKTSEYVHNFVDDHDCDFIESFDFFESNWIKTGMKKERLIYRHFFNEREQKRLFYHAFTLQKRLGLTRKIPSDLQVQIGSQWWCLRRPTVEAVMEFIQKRKDVMRFFRTTWIPDETFFQTLVRHLIPADEINSRSLTFLMFTDYGMPLVFYNDHYDLLLNQDYLFARKISPDAVELKERLGKLYAASGIEFKISGEGPSLFKFVTERGRVGRRFANRFWETEATLGRDRELMILVCKKWHVAKRLLGKIKQETNIPAIDYLFQEEDTDLPDLGGIQATIEKRTRHRRALIRMLFDYFQTNRMIICMDPGSLDLLHDFYSDRSTTRAMEIQCSYSDSYLKGHASRIGLAGEQTPQDTFNRILPTILRDIDDESDAIRDANFENYGRIREVDEIGDFLQPIASFLSIPEDKALAIATTPHLFSD from the coding sequence ATGGCAAAGATCGCATACATTCTTTTGTGTCACAAAGACCCGGTGGCGATTGTTCAACAGGCGCAGCAATTGACGGCCAAGGGCGACTGCATGGCCATCCACTTTGATGCCAGCGCTGACCCACAAGATTTCCAAGAGATTCAAGCGGCGCTTGCGGATAACCCCAATGTGACCTTTGCAGATCGGCGCATCAAATGTGGTTGGGGGGAATGGTCTTTGGTTCAGGCCACGCTACATGCGATTTCTGCAGCGCTGCGTGATTTCCCAAAAGCCACACATTTTTACATGTTGTCAGGCGACTGCATGGCGATCAAAACCTCTGAATACGTGCACAATTTTGTGGATGACCACGATTGCGACTTTATCGAAAGCTTTGACTTTTTTGAAAGCAATTGGATCAAAACCGGCATGAAAAAAGAACGGCTGATTTATCGGCATTTCTTTAACGAACGCGAACAGAAACGTCTCTTTTATCATGCTTTTACGCTGCAAAAGCGCCTGGGCCTGACCCGGAAAATACCCAGTGACCTTCAGGTGCAAATTGGCAGCCAATGGTGGTGTTTGCGTCGGCCTACGGTCGAAGCGGTGATGGAATTCATTCAAAAGCGCAAAGATGTCATGCGATTTTTCCGCACCACTTGGATTCCGGATGAAACTTTTTTCCAAACGCTCGTGCGTCATCTGATTCCCGCCGATGAAATCAATTCCCGCAGCCTGACGTTTCTGATGTTCACCGACTACGGCATGCCTTTGGTGTTCTATAATGATCACTATGACTTGCTCTTGAACCAAGATTACCTCTTTGCCCGCAAAATCAGCCCAGATGCGGTCGAGCTGAAAGAACGGCTGGGCAAGCTTTATGCGGCCTCGGGCATTGAGTTTAAAATCTCGGGCGAAGGGCCGAGCCTGTTTAAATTCGTCACCGAACGCGGCCGGGTAGGGCGGCGCTTTGCCAATCGCTTTTGGGAAACCGAGGCCACGCTTGGGCGTGATCGCGAGCTGATGATTCTTGTGTGTAAGAAATGGCATGTGGCCAAACGGCTGCTGGGCAAGATCAAACAAGAAACCAACATCCCGGCCATCGATTACCTATTCCAAGAAGAAGACACCGATCTGCCGGATCTGGGGGGCATTCAGGCCACCATCGAAAAACGCACGCGCCACCGGCGGGCATTGATCCGTATGTTGTTTGATTATTTCCAGACCAATCGTATGATCATTTGCATGGATCCGGGCTCGCTAGATCTTTTGCACGATTTTTACAGTGATCGCTCAACCACCCGGGCGATGGAAATTCAATGCAGCTATTCTGACAGCTATCTAAAGGGGCATGCCAGCCGTATCGGCCTTGCGGGTGAACAGACGCCACAAGATACGTTTAATCGAATCCTGCCCACTATTTTGCGCGACATTGATGACGAAAGCGACGCGATTCGGGATGCAAATTTTGAAAACTACGGCCGCATTCGCGAGGTTGACGAGATTGGTGATTTTCTCCAACCAATTGCGTCTTTCCTCTCCATCCCCGAAGACAAAGCGCTTGCAATCGCCACAACCCCCCACCTTTTTTCCGATTAG
- a CDS encoding sulfotransferase family protein yields the protein MGFPGTWMTESQSVVYRVVPKCACSTIGQIMYYTDHGAYFDGDIHDAKTGLHKWAHEDSKEPIRKVVQDHSSYAFTCVRNPYTRILSSYFDKICGIQRNGRRYRGNLVPMLVQKYGIDVGGDDGQAEFDQIKSFRRFLLFARDTIRWRRPMDPDIHWSASSGHVSTYIVNGGRYDQIIWTEKFDDGMRTVLDQIEVAHPITLADVPRFNESEGHGPKRAHPIEDYFDDLSMHLVYEMYKRDFDLFKYDAGDPSNKLPIGDIDLDEVHAKLGD from the coding sequence ATGGGATTCCCGGGCACCTGGATGACAGAAAGTCAGAGTGTTGTGTACCGCGTTGTTCCAAAATGCGCGTGTTCCACCATTGGTCAGATCATGTATTACACTGATCATGGCGCGTATTTTGACGGTGACATCCATGATGCAAAGACAGGGTTGCACAAATGGGCGCATGAGGACAGCAAAGAGCCTATCCGCAAGGTCGTACAGGATCACAGCAGCTATGCTTTTACCTGCGTGCGCAATCCATACACCCGCATCTTAAGTTCTTACTTTGACAAGATCTGTGGCATTCAACGCAATGGTCGACGCTATCGCGGAAATCTGGTGCCGATGCTGGTGCAAAAGTACGGCATTGATGTTGGCGGCGATGATGGGCAGGCAGAGTTTGACCAAATCAAAAGTTTCCGGCGGTTCTTGCTGTTTGCGCGGGACACCATCCGTTGGCGGCGGCCGATGGACCCGGACATTCACTGGTCCGCCAGTTCGGGACATGTGTCCACCTATATTGTGAATGGTGGCCGTTATGATCAAATCATATGGACAGAAAAATTTGATGACGGCATGCGAACTGTTTTGGATCAAATAGAGGTCGCGCATCCGATTACCTTGGCGGATGTGCCACGCTTTAATGAATCCGAAGGTCACGGGCCCAAACGGGCGCATCCGATCGAAGACTATTTTGACGATCTGTCAATGCACTTGGTCTATGAAATGTACAAACGAGATTTTGATCTATTCAAATATGACGCCGGTGATCCGTCAAATAAGCTGCCAATCGGAGACATTGATCTGGATGAGGTGCATGCCAAATTAGGGGACTAA
- a CDS encoding DUF3052 family protein, giving the protein MAGYSDRQLFQKLGLRSGMSGALIAAPDNYQQLLGKGAPDIIWRSKVFEGCDIGHVFTTSRPELCQHCTDFRAQMARDGMLWVSWPKKSSKVATTVTEDVIREAALPLGLVDIKVCAVDSTWSGLKLVIRKELR; this is encoded by the coding sequence ATGGCTGGCTATTCAGATCGACAGTTGTTTCAAAAACTTGGGCTAAGATCCGGCATGTCGGGTGCCTTGATTGCAGCGCCTGACAATTATCAGCAATTGCTGGGAAAAGGCGCGCCTGACATCATCTGGCGATCTAAGGTGTTTGAGGGCTGTGATATTGGCCATGTTTTTACAACATCCCGGCCCGAACTTTGCCAGCATTGCACAGATTTTCGCGCCCAAATGGCGCGTGACGGAATGCTATGGGTAAGCTGGCCTAAAAAGTCGTCGAAGGTTGCCACAACTGTGACTGAAGACGTCATCCGCGAGGCCGCCCTGCCGTTGGGGCTGGTTGATATCAAGGTTTGCGCGGTTGATAGCACTTGGTCCGGCCTGAAGCTGGTGATCCGCAAGGAGCTGCGCTGA